In Pseudoalteromonas sp. '520P1 No. 423', the following proteins share a genomic window:
- a CDS encoding bifunctional protein-serine/threonine kinase/phosphatase: MKIKMQKSDKTSTAIQVIIGGYSSAGIKVENQDAFAALIPEASLLTNKGASAVIADGLSCADNAAEASQLSVTQFIDSFYATPDTWSVQKSGAKVLTSLNNWLYGQAKTNKTSQWLTTLSAIVCKSSTAHIFHVGDCRISRLQNNILETLTREHNHKVGGKNTVLTRAMGADNRLDVDYKKVPIEKGDMFLLSSDGVFNHLTDKYIKNQLSKLKNNTQTRIHLEQLSKQFVDKAIESGSTDNVTCLIIKIDKTVTDDQQTLSDYFENKVIPPPLKVGDKIDNFQVQQVIMHNTRSHIYLVKEQDKDNIKILKAPSLNFSEDKQFLRSFIQEAWIGERIDHANLMKVTFAPEKSQFLYHLSGHIKGQSLRQWMTHNPKPELYKIQNILKQLITAVRVLQRMEIVHLDIRPENIIIDDNGHITLIDYGAAKIKSFYDGYQNIKHMPMGTLEYSAPEYLIESKADFKSDMFSIAIVVYELLSGKYPYKLIKNQYEINHNLALWQYKTIRNFRSDCPIEIDLAIRQACSPDHTKRYNAFSEFEADICAENIKQIGHYKEIPFMEREPVKFWKLVSLFLFLTLLIVAFK, translated from the coding sequence GTGAAAATAAAAATGCAAAAATCGGATAAAACATCAACTGCAATTCAAGTCATTATTGGCGGTTATTCAAGTGCAGGGATAAAAGTTGAAAATCAAGATGCCTTTGCAGCTTTGATCCCTGAAGCCTCTTTACTTACAAATAAAGGAGCAAGTGCCGTTATTGCTGATGGTTTATCTTGTGCGGATAATGCAGCTGAAGCGTCACAACTGAGTGTGACACAATTTATAGATAGCTTTTATGCAACGCCAGATACCTGGTCAGTGCAAAAATCGGGGGCGAAAGTATTAACTAGCTTAAATAACTGGTTATACGGTCAAGCAAAAACAAACAAAACCAGTCAATGGTTAACAACACTTTCGGCCATCGTATGTAAGTCTTCAACAGCACATATTTTCCATGTCGGTGATTGTCGCATTTCAAGACTACAAAATAATATATTGGAAACATTAACCAGAGAGCATAATCATAAAGTAGGTGGAAAAAATACTGTTTTAACACGGGCTATGGGGGCTGATAACAGACTTGACGTTGATTATAAAAAAGTACCTATAGAGAAAGGCGATATGTTTTTACTTAGTAGTGATGGTGTTTTTAACCATTTAACTGACAAATATATTAAGAATCAGCTATCTAAACTAAAAAACAACACACAAACCAGAATCCACTTAGAACAACTCAGTAAACAATTTGTAGATAAAGCTATCGAATCAGGTAGTACAGATAACGTCACTTGTTTGATTATCAAAATTGATAAAACAGTCACAGATGATCAACAAACGTTATCAGATTATTTTGAAAATAAAGTGATCCCGCCACCTCTAAAAGTGGGTGACAAAATTGACAATTTTCAAGTTCAACAAGTCATTATGCATAATACCCGCTCACATATCTATTTGGTCAAAGAGCAAGACAAAGATAATATTAAAATTTTAAAAGCACCATCATTAAATTTCTCTGAAGATAAACAATTTTTACGTTCATTTATTCAAGAAGCATGGATAGGAGAACGAATTGATCATGCAAATTTAATGAAAGTAACCTTTGCACCAGAAAAAAGTCAGTTTTTGTATCATTTAAGTGGCCACATTAAAGGGCAATCATTAAGACAATGGATGACGCACAATCCAAAACCAGAACTTTACAAAATACAAAACATTTTAAAACAATTGATAACGGCTGTTCGTGTTTTACAAAGAATGGAAATTGTTCACTTAGATATTAGGCCTGAAAATATCATTATTGATGACAATGGGCACATCACATTAATTGATTATGGTGCAGCCAAAATAAAGTCATTTTATGATGGTTATCAAAATATTAAACACATGCCTATGGGAACGTTAGAATATAGCGCCCCTGAATACTTAATTGAAAGTAAAGCCGATTTTAAAAGCGATATGTTCTCAATTGCGATTGTTGTTTATGAGTTATTATCTGGGAAATATCCCTACAAATTGATTAAAAATCAGTATGAAATAAATCATAACTTAGCCCTTTGGCAATACAAAACGATTAGAAACTTCCGTAGTGATTGCCCAATAGAAATCGACTTAGCTATTAGACAAGCATGTTCACCAGATCATACAAAGAGATATAACGCATTTTCTGAATTCGAAGCAGATATTTGTGCTGAGAATATAAAACAAATTGGTCATTATAAAGAAATACCATTTATGGAACGAGAACCAGTGAAGTTTTGGAAACTCGTTTCTTTATTTTTATTCTTAACCTTATTGATAGTTGCGTTTAAATAA
- a CDS encoding NarK family nitrate/nitrite MFS transporter, which produces MTDAAGIKLRSFSGKMKILHLSWMAFFITFLVWFNHAPLLGMIAKSLGLTSDQIKTLLILNVALTIPARIVIGMLTDKYGPKITYALLLAISSIPCFAFALADSFMQAAIARFALGFIGAGFVIGIRMVSEWFPANELGTAEGIYGGWGNFGSAAAAMLLPVLTLYFVDIGIAGDNAWRYSIGLTGLLCLAFSFIWYFNVSDTPKGATYFKPKTTGAMEVTSTGDFFLLLLMKLPLYAALALLTWKLSPAAVNMITDNFAIGIYFCLILLFLYEVKQTWRVNGHIFKTPVEEVHRYSFKQVAVLNILYFATFGSELAVVSMLPLFFSETFSLDIVQAGFLASLYAFMNLGSRPVGGWLSDKFGRKKVLLILTFGLAGGYFILAQLNSEWPLYLAVAAVMLCSFFVQSGEGAVFAAVPLIKRRLTGQIAGMTGAYGNVGAVVYLTILSLVDYQTFFLVIAASAVVGFIAILFMSEPKGAMAEVNADGTVQLINVG; this is translated from the coding sequence ATGACTGATGCAGCGGGCATTAAACTCAGGTCTTTTTCAGGAAAGATGAAAATACTACACTTAAGTTGGATGGCGTTTTTTATCACATTTTTAGTGTGGTTTAATCACGCGCCATTGCTGGGTATGATAGCAAAAAGCTTAGGTTTAACTTCAGATCAAATAAAAACATTGCTCATTCTCAACGTGGCGCTCACTATCCCAGCTAGAATTGTTATCGGTATGTTAACTGATAAATATGGACCTAAAATAACTTATGCACTTTTACTCGCTATATCGAGTATTCCCTGTTTTGCATTTGCGTTGGCGGATTCATTTATGCAAGCTGCAATTGCCAGGTTTGCGTTAGGTTTTATTGGTGCCGGATTTGTAATTGGTATACGTATGGTAAGTGAATGGTTCCCTGCAAATGAGTTAGGTACCGCAGAAGGGATTTACGGGGGCTGGGGTAATTTTGGTTCAGCAGCCGCAGCTATGTTATTACCTGTATTAACTTTATATTTTGTCGATATCGGCATTGCCGGTGATAACGCATGGCGCTATTCTATTGGGTTAACAGGCTTGTTATGTTTAGCATTTAGTTTTATTTGGTATTTCAATGTGTCTGATACACCAAAAGGCGCAACATACTTTAAGCCTAAAACAACTGGCGCTATGGAAGTAACATCAACAGGTGACTTTTTCTTGTTATTATTAATGAAATTACCACTTTATGCAGCACTTGCATTACTAACTTGGAAATTATCTCCTGCAGCTGTCAATATGATTACCGATAACTTTGCTATCGGAATCTACTTCTGTTTGATTTTGTTATTTTTATATGAAGTTAAACAAACTTGGAGAGTTAATGGCCATATATTTAAAACGCCTGTTGAAGAAGTTCACAGATATTCATTTAAGCAAGTTGCGGTTTTAAATATTTTATACTTTGCGACATTTGGTTCTGAGCTAGCAGTTGTCTCAATGCTGCCATTATTTTTTAGTGAAACTTTTAGTTTAGATATAGTGCAAGCAGGTTTTCTAGCTTCATTATATGCATTTATGAATTTAGGCTCTCGTCCTGTCGGCGGCTGGCTAAGTGATAAGTTTGGCAGAAAAAAAGTATTGTTAATTTTAACGTTTGGACTTGCTGGAGGCTATTTTATTCTTGCTCAATTGAACAGTGAATGGCCGCTGTATTTAGCAGTCGCTGCAGTTATGCTGTGTTCTTTCTTTGTTCAATCCGGTGAAGGTGCGGTATTTGCAGCTGTACCATTAATAAAAAGACGTTTAACAGGACAGATTGCAGGCATGACAGGAGCCTATGGTAATGTGGGTGCAGTTGTATATTTAACCATATTATCTTTAGTTGATTATCAAACATTTTTCTTGGTGATTGCAGCAAGTGCTGTCGTAGGCTTTATCGCTATTTTATTTATGAGCGAACCAAAAGGCGCTATGGCAGAGGTAAATGCCGATGGAACAGTACAATTGATAAATGTAGGTTAA
- a CDS encoding phosphate ABC transporter substrate-binding protein: MFKHYNKKQFSIMFTAMLVGMLSTHSVSAEIAVIVNSANGSTLDKNSIERIFMGKMKKFPNGQVALPMNASKGMNSRDEFNKAVIGRSSSQVNAYWSKLVFTGKGSMPNELSSDAEIIATISSNKGAIGYINSSSVTDAVKVIAKF, from the coding sequence ATGTTTAAACACTATAATAAAAAACAGTTCAGCATCATGTTCACTGCAATGCTTGTTGGGATGTTATCAACTCACTCTGTATCTGCAGAAATTGCAGTAATAGTTAACTCAGCCAATGGCTCTACTTTAGATAAAAATTCAATTGAAAGAATATTCATGGGAAAAATGAAAAAATTCCCTAATGGCCAAGTAGCATTGCCAATGAATGCATCTAAAGGCATGAATTCTCGTGATGAATTTAATAAAGCCGTTATTGGTCGCTCTAGCAGCCAAGTAAATGCATATTGGTCCAAATTAGTTTTTACGGGTAAAGGAAGTATGCCTAATGAGCTCTCATCAGACGCAGAAATTATTGCAACCATTTCATCAAATAAAGGTGCGATAGGTTATATAAACTCAAGTTCTGTGACAGACGCCGTTAAAGTTATTGCTAAATTTTAA
- a CDS encoding Ig-like domain-containing protein has product MFLVSVNQELYLSSMQIKQNKLFLEALLHLGNGNKFSNLVKGNSSNFYVIDTNYGSNIRVRHIQILTDYSMIQITSKEFGVIPDNQQTTHEQLLASPTDSESDVVAYSVLEQGDKGVIRIESNIMTFLPEMNQNGEDSTKLLVSDIHGNSTEFNINYSITPVNDAPELDIAKFEVAEDTVLNSVFKITEVENHIHEFTLKDSSHLKGEIKIEKNGVFEFTPNKNFNGDTSFELRLTDEIGDTFDYEINIVVTPVDDLPFVVTVLETVAYESNVKGKFATTYIDGDVLEYLIF; this is encoded by the coding sequence GTGTTTTTAGTTTCTGTTAATCAAGAGCTATATTTATCTTCTATGCAAATAAAACAAAATAAATTGTTTTTAGAGGCTTTACTGCATTTAGGTAATGGCAATAAATTCTCTAATTTAGTTAAAGGTAACTCAAGTAACTTTTATGTCATAGACACAAACTATGGGAGTAACATTAGAGTTAGGCATATACAGATATTAACTGATTATTCTATGATACAAATAACGTCAAAAGAGTTTGGCGTGATACCAGATAATCAACAAACTACTCATGAGCAACTTCTTGCCAGCCCTACTGATTCTGAATCAGATGTGGTTGCTTACAGTGTGTTAGAGCAAGGAGATAAAGGTGTTATCCGTATAGAAAGTAATATTATGACCTTTTTGCCTGAAATGAACCAAAATGGTGAAGATAGCACTAAATTATTAGTCAGTGATATACATGGTAATAGCACTGAATTTAATATCAATTATTCAATAACACCTGTAAATGATGCGCCTGAATTAGATATAGCTAAATTTGAAGTAGCTGAAGACACAGTATTAAATTCTGTTTTTAAAATTACTGAAGTCGAAAATCATATTCATGAATTTACTTTAAAGGATTCATCCCATTTAAAAGGGGAAATTAAAATAGAAAAAAATGGCGTTTTCGAATTTACGCCAAATAAAAACTTTAATGGTGATACATCATTTGAGCTGAGATTAACAGATGAAATTGGCGATACTTTTGATTATGAAATTAATATTGTAGTTACTCCTGTTGATGATCTTCCTTTCGTTGTGACGGTACTTGAAACTGTAGCTTATGAAAGTAATGTTAAAGGGAAATTTGCAACAACTTATATTGATGGAGATGTACTTGAATATTTAATTTTTTAA
- a CDS encoding glycosyl transferase family protein — translation MSQVKTPFSEYIRHIGRGKKAGKYLSQEQAFDAMNQVINGEVSKEQLGAFLMLLRVREESEDELAGFLQAVRQSTIAEFKSIKGINLDLGCYAGKRRQLPWFLLAVLTLADSGQKVFLHGTKEPQSQRLYLDQVFKLLNLPISTNTVEANLFLEAHGFCYVELGDLNPKLKQLIDLRELFGLRTCANTLARMLNPTNAAYSLHGVYHKEFDERHIQVANLVNDTNVACFRGEGGEVEVKSDREFTLHLNDNEGLNHTVDFPQLYSGRQHKADMEDISQLKSVWQGQLQNEYAISAITGTLAVMLSLTQRLNSREALEQATCLWNDRNIMRYFN, via the coding sequence ATGAGTCAAGTTAAAACCCCTTTTTCTGAATATATCCGTCATATTGGTCGAGGCAAAAAAGCAGGTAAATATTTATCCCAAGAACAAGCCTTTGATGCTATGAACCAAGTAATTAATGGTGAAGTAAGTAAAGAACAACTTGGCGCTTTTTTAATGCTGCTGAGAGTACGAGAAGAAAGTGAAGATGAATTGGCCGGTTTTTTACAAGCAGTGCGTCAGTCAACAATAGCTGAATTTAAAAGTATTAAAGGTATTAACTTAGACCTTGGTTGTTATGCAGGAAAACGTCGACAACTTCCTTGGTTTTTATTAGCGGTATTAACTCTCGCAGATAGTGGACAAAAAGTATTTTTGCATGGCACTAAAGAGCCGCAATCACAAAGACTTTATCTTGACCAAGTTTTCAAATTATTAAACTTACCGATCAGTACAAATACGGTTGAAGCAAACCTCTTTTTAGAAGCTCATGGGTTTTGTTACGTAGAATTAGGCGATCTCAACCCTAAATTAAAGCAACTCATTGATTTAAGAGAGCTATTCGGCTTGCGAACCTGTGCAAATACCTTAGCCAGAATGTTAAACCCTACAAATGCCGCTTATAGCCTACATGGGGTATATCATAAAGAGTTTGATGAACGCCATATCCAAGTTGCTAATTTAGTTAATGATACCAATGTTGCGTGTTTTAGAGGAGAGGGTGGAGAAGTCGAAGTTAAATCAGATAGAGAATTCACATTACATTTAAATGATAACGAGGGGTTAAATCATACAGTAGATTTTCCTCAGTTATATTCTGGCAGGCAGCACAAAGCAGATATGGAAGATATTTCACAATTAAAATCTGTTTGGCAAGGTCAATTGCAAAATGAGTATGCAATATCTGCAATAACAGGCACTTTAGCTGTAATGTTGAGTTTAACTCAAAGATTAAATAGTCGGGAAGCGTTAGAGCAAGCAACTTGTTTATGGAATGATAGAAATATCATGCGATATTTTAATTAA
- the cobA gene encoding uroporphyrinogen-III C-methyltransferase gives MTALNWPQLRISSDLTFFNGIKKLLVKYNVRNINKNKESHGQVYLIGAGPGDPELLTIKAYRLLQEAEIVFYDSLITDEMLQLIPKKTQKVFVGKRCGKHSIKQDNICNLLVKAGLSGKKVVRLKGGDPSIFGRLAEEADALKNNNIKFAIVPGITAASGCAAYSGIPLTHREYSQSVRFVTAHLKREELQADWQNLASSKDTLVFYMGLNRINQIRESLIKHGMIATMPIAIIDKGATEQQQVIISTLKDITETMKGLKLLGPALIVVGEVINARQIVDLDMLKMSEVVNESS, from the coding sequence ATGACAGCGCTAAATTGGCCACAATTGAGAATAAGCAGTGACTTGACTTTCTTTAACGGCATAAAAAAATTACTCGTAAAATATAACGTTAGAAACATAAATAAAAATAAAGAAAGCCATGGACAAGTTTACTTGATAGGTGCTGGCCCTGGTGATCCAGAGTTATTAACCATTAAAGCATATAGACTGTTGCAAGAAGCAGAAATCGTTTTTTATGATAGTTTGATCACAGACGAAATGTTGCAATTAATACCAAAAAAAACACAAAAAGTATTTGTAGGTAAACGTTGTGGTAAACATAGTATCAAACAAGACAATATATGTAATTTACTGGTAAAAGCGGGTTTATCAGGTAAAAAAGTTGTCCGATTAAAAGGAGGAGATCCCAGTATTTTTGGACGCTTAGCCGAAGAAGCAGATGCATTAAAAAATAACAATATTAAATTTGCGATTGTTCCCGGTATTACAGCCGCATCAGGTTGTGCAGCCTATTCAGGTATTCCTTTAACCCATAGAGAATATTCCCAATCTGTTCGTTTTGTTACTGCTCATTTAAAACGGGAAGAATTACAAGCTGATTGGCAAAATTTAGCATCCAGCAAAGATACTTTAGTATTTTACATGGGATTAAACCGCATTAATCAAATAAGAGAAAGCCTGATCAAACATGGCATGATAGCTACAATGCCTATTGCGATTATTGATAAAGGTGCGACAGAACAACAACAGGTCATTATAAGTACATTAAAAGATATCACTGAAACAATGAAAGGGTTAAAATTATTAGGTCCTGCACTGATTGTTGTGGGCGAAGTGATCAATGCCCGTCAAATTGTTGATTTAGATATGCTAAAAATGAGTGAAGTCGTGAATGAGTCAAGTTAA
- the nirD gene encoding nitrite reductase small subunit NirD gives MTAATKWQTICQQQDLIHDSGICALLNDEQQVAIFYLKATNQAYAISNYDPIGKANVLYRGIIGSIDEDIVVSSPLYKQHFSLTSGLCIQDETKSVAVFKTRIIDDLVQLKVA, from the coding sequence ATGACTGCTGCAACAAAATGGCAAACAATTTGCCAACAACAAGATTTAATACATGATTCTGGTATATGCGCATTGCTTAATGATGAACAACAAGTCGCTATCTTTTATCTTAAAGCTACTAACCAAGCTTATGCGATCAGTAATTACGATCCAATTGGTAAAGCAAATGTTTTATACCGGGGCATTATAGGCTCAATTGATGAAGATATCGTTGTCTCATCACCATTATATAAACAACACTTTTCATTAACTTCAGGTTTATGCATACAAGATGAAACTAAATCAGTTGCCGTATTTAAAACACGCATTATTGATGATTTAGTGCAGCTGAAAGTTGCTTAG
- the nirB gene encoding nitrite reductase large subunit NirB yields MDTNRIKILVVGNGMVGHQFVESMVEKQQACDITVLSAEPRLAYDRVHLSEFFGGKSANDLALTTSEHYDELGVNFVTNEKITDINRTDKFVTARSGQTYHYDKLVLATGSYPFVPPIPGNTQEHCLVYRTIEDLEAISASAKSGKVGVVIGGGLLGLEAANAIKQLGLDTHVVEFAPQLMAVQLDQAGGKLLKNKIEDLGVTVHTQKATQVIEQGDLCRYKLKFSDGTELETDLVLFSAGIRPQDELAKKFDLAIGERGGIVINDQCQTSDENIFAIGECALWQNFIFGLVAPGYTMARVVADQLSGGSMMFNGADMSTKLKLMGVEVGSIGDAHAKTPGSKSYIFENQIKGVYKKLVIDEDKNKILGAVLVGDTSDYDSLLQISLNDMDLPDAPESLILPHSSDAEPMGAFELPDSAMICSCHNVTKGDIKQAIADGTTDLSELKQCTKASTGCGGCTALLKTTVDKELLVLGVEVKDDICEHFAYSRKQLFHIVKVEQIKSFDELRDKHGKGHGCEICKPAVGNILASVWNEYILEQSHLPLQDTNDTYLGNMQKDGTYSIVPRIAGGEITPDKLIVLGEVAKKYNLYTKLTGGQRIDLFGARVDQLPPIWEELIQAGFETGHAYGKSLRTVKSCVGSTWCRYGVQDSVGQAIELENRYKGLRSPHKIKFAVSGCTRECAEAQSKDIGIIATENGWNLYVCGNGGMKPRHGDLFATDLDTQTMVRYIDRILMFYVRTADRLQRTSVWLEELDGGLEYLQQVIIEDNLGLALELESQMQSVVDSYQCEWKTTIENPESLKRFRQFVNSELTDSNIQFVTEREQIRPATPDEKQLITIKEL; encoded by the coding sequence ATGGATACGAATAGAATAAAAATATTAGTTGTTGGTAATGGCATGGTTGGTCATCAGTTCGTCGAAAGTATGGTTGAAAAACAACAAGCATGTGACATTACTGTTTTATCAGCAGAGCCAAGGTTAGCATATGATAGAGTGCATTTATCAGAGTTTTTTGGTGGTAAGAGTGCTAATGATTTAGCGTTAACGACATCTGAGCATTATGATGAACTAGGCGTTAATTTTGTTACCAATGAAAAAATAACTGATATTAATCGCACTGATAAATTTGTCACAGCAAGGTCTGGCCAAACGTATCATTACGACAAACTGGTTTTAGCGACAGGATCATATCCATTTGTCCCGCCCATCCCAGGTAACACTCAAGAACATTGCTTAGTTTATCGCACAATAGAAGATTTAGAGGCAATAAGTGCTTCTGCTAAATCAGGAAAAGTGGGGGTTGTCATAGGTGGCGGGTTATTAGGCTTAGAAGCTGCCAACGCAATTAAACAATTAGGGTTAGATACCCATGTAGTTGAATTCGCACCTCAGCTAATGGCTGTTCAACTTGATCAAGCTGGTGGTAAGTTATTAAAAAATAAAATTGAAGATTTAGGTGTAACCGTTCATACCCAAAAAGCCACACAAGTTATCGAACAAGGTGATTTATGCCGTTATAAATTGAAGTTCTCAGATGGTACAGAGTTAGAAACCGATCTGGTTTTATTTTCAGCCGGTATTAGACCACAAGATGAATTGGCTAAAAAATTCGACTTAGCAATAGGTGAACGTGGCGGTATCGTAATTAACGACCAATGCCAAACCTCAGATGAAAACATATTCGCCATCGGAGAATGTGCATTGTGGCAAAACTTCATTTTTGGCTTAGTTGCACCAGGTTATACCATGGCACGTGTTGTGGCCGATCAATTAAGTGGCGGTTCAATGATGTTTAATGGTGCTGATATGAGCACTAAATTAAAACTAATGGGTGTAGAAGTTGGTTCTATTGGCGATGCACATGCTAAAACACCTGGCTCAAAATCTTATATATTTGAAAACCAAATCAAAGGCGTTTATAAAAAACTTGTCATTGATGAAGATAAAAATAAAATTTTAGGTGCTGTATTGGTAGGGGATACCAGTGATTACGATTCGTTATTGCAGATTTCACTTAACGATATGGATTTACCAGACGCTCCTGAGTCTTTAATTTTACCACACTCTTCGGATGCAGAACCTATGGGTGCATTTGAGCTACCAGATAGTGCAATGATTTGCTCTTGTCACAATGTAACTAAAGGCGATATCAAACAAGCGATTGCTGATGGTACAACTGATTTATCTGAACTAAAACAATGCACTAAAGCCAGTACTGGCTGTGGTGGTTGTACTGCATTATTAAAAACAACAGTCGATAAAGAATTACTTGTTTTAGGCGTAGAAGTAAAAGATGACATTTGTGAACACTTTGCTTATAGCCGTAAACAATTATTCCATATTGTAAAAGTAGAGCAAATAAAATCTTTTGATGAATTAAGAGATAAGCACGGTAAAGGCCATGGTTGCGAAATTTGTAAACCCGCAGTTGGCAATATTTTAGCATCTGTGTGGAATGAGTATATTCTGGAGCAAAGCCACTTACCTTTACAAGATACCAATGATACCTATTTGGGTAATATGCAAAAGGATGGTACCTATTCAATTGTGCCTCGTATTGCTGGTGGCGAAATAACACCTGACAAGCTCATAGTACTAGGTGAAGTTGCTAAAAAATACAATTTATATACCAAACTTACTGGTGGTCAACGTATTGATTTATTTGGTGCAAGAGTTGATCAACTACCGCCTATTTGGGAAGAATTAATTCAAGCTGGTTTTGAAACAGGTCATGCATACGGTAAATCATTACGTACCGTTAAATCATGTGTGGGTAGTACTTGGTGCCGATATGGTGTGCAAGATAGTGTAGGACAAGCAATTGAACTTGAAAACCGGTATAAAGGTCTGCGCTCTCCTCACAAAATAAAGTTTGCAGTATCAGGTTGTACACGTGAATGTGCCGAAGCACAAAGTAAAGATATCGGGATCATAGCTACTGAAAATGGCTGGAATTTATACGTATGTGGTAATGGCGGTATGAAACCACGTCATGGCGACTTATTTGCAACTGATTTAGATACGCAAACTATGGTTAGATATATTGATCGCATTCTGATGTTTTATGTTCGCACCGCAGATAGGTTACAACGCACTTCAGTTTGGTTAGAAGAACTTGATGGCGGTTTAGAATATTTACAACAAGTCATTATTGAAGATAACTTAGGATTAGCACTTGAGTTAGAAAGTCAGATGCAAAGTGTTGTAGACAGTTACCAATGTGAATGGAAAACCACGATTGAAAACCCTGAGTCTCTTAAGCGTTTCCGTCAATTTGTTAATAGCGAACTTACCGATAGCAATATTCAGTTTGTTACAGAACGTGAGCAAATAAGACCTGCAACACCAGATGAAAAACAACTGATCACAATCAAAGAATTATAA